A stretch of DNA from Endozoicomonas sp. 8E:
TACCCAGGCCAAAAAGGGGTTAAAGAGCGTCTTTTTTACCGGTCTTGACTGAATATATAACCGTCATCAGGCTGGCAGCATGAATCTGAATCATCGAACGATGTTCGATGGGCGTTGAACTCTCTGGAGTAATGACGGTCATAGAATAACCAATATCTGATTCAGGAACATGTTATGCCGCGAAACCGCTTAGCCTTTGGGCAGTTATTTTTTATTCTGCTGACCCTCCTGCTGTTAATGCTGTCCACATATTCTTTTTCTTTGGAAAGTTGTCAGACAGAGTCATGCAGTCGTGGAGATTATCGGTTTCCTTTGGCCGTCCTGTTTGCGTCTGTAGCTGCTTATTTTGCATGGCCCGAGACACCGCACTCGCCAGTAACCGGGGATGATGAATCTTGCAGTATCCAGCCTTTTGAACTCTGGAAGCCGAAACTGGACAGTGAATTTTGTCAGTCTCTGATTGCCACTAAAAACTGCACAGAAGCTTTGAAACTATTAAGAAAAACACAAGCCATGGAACCTGTAACAATGTCCTGCGATGATTGGCAAGCTGACCTGGAAGATTATTTCAACTGGCGTTGGCCGGGGAACAGCGCCAGCCAATGGCAACAAATTCCTGTGCGTTACAAGGGCTTGCAGTGGGTGACTGACACCATGGATGAAGCTGAGTTCATAGCTTTTCTGGCTCGTTCTCCATCGGTGTTTTCGTTGAACAGGATACGGATCAACGATCAGCAGTTTATTTTGAAAGGCTATGCTGACACTGGCTTTATGATTACCCCTATGTTGAAAGTGGCTGAATGCTACTTTGTGCCTGAAGAAGAGCCGGTGGCTTTTGGTTTTGATGAGTGGAGTGGATTGATCGGGGGGAGGATGCACTCACTGTTCAAAGCCGTTAAAGGGCGCTCTCTTCGAGATTGGGTTGCTGAGTCCCGCAGACCCTCAAGCAGGTTTGACATTGATGCCCTGTTTTCCGAGCTTGGGCAAATTCTGGCGAAGTTTCACCTGCGCCACAGGGTTTCGACATTCGATGGGATTTATACCCTTTCCAGGGCGGTTCATCGAGACCCGAACTTCAATAATGTTTTTTATGATGAAAAGTCGGGTTTCTCGCTGATTGATACCATAGGGCTTTCCGTTTCTGTCCTGGAACCATCGGGAGTATTTTACGATCTGAATCAACTGTTTTTAGAGATGAACGGAAGTCAGATATCAAAGGATGGCTTTACCAGGGCCTATATAAGTCAATGGCCGGAAGATGTTCAGGAGAGTCTTAAGAAGCAAATTGAATCACTTCAGGTCGTGCAGATTAACTATACCCCATCGTACCGTAAGCCTTGAATAGGCCTGATTTTATGCCATTTTTAAGCAGCCTGTATGAGCGATGCAGGTGAATTTCTATTTTTTTTAATTGGAGTAAAAAATAATCATGCTCAATCCCCTGAACAAAAACATTTTGCTACTTTTTGCGAGCCTTTCTTCTGCTTTGGTAGCAGCAAACCCTATTGCGGAAGGAAACAGTAATGGCATTATATTTGATGCTTCCTGTCCGAACGGAGAAGAGGTTTGTGAAAATCATCCGCTTGACTGCCTCGGCGGCTGTGCGCTCAATGCATCAACAGGGGAAACTGTGTTTCAGTGGCAACGCACTATTTTTACAACCAAAGCCGACAAGGCTTCAAGGCTTGATATTCAGGCAATGAAAAAGTGTCTTGGCCGTGAAGCCATCCGCACTGCCTTGCTTAAGGGTCAGGAAAACATGCAAGATACCGGCTCAGAGACATTACCCTGCACAGTCACTGGCTCGGAATGGCAGTATATCTACCCCAAGTATCATATTTCGGTGCTTACACAGCCTGCCTGTGACAGAACCGAATCTTATCTTGATGAACTGACAGGCAGCTGCCAGAACTGGAAAAACACCGTCTCTGAAGCCGGACTATGGGCTGGGGTCGGGGCGGCTGCTGTGCTTGCTTTGGTTACATCCTATTTTGTAATAGCACAGGTTGGCAGCTGCACCGGATGGTTCCATTGGTTCACTCTTGGAGATGGTGTCGGTATGTGTATTAGAAAGTTCAAATGCTCCAGTTACGAGAGACCCGGTGGTTAATAAAAGGAAGAGGCAGCCATTCCTGCCATTAAGAAAAAGCGGGTAAGTTTTATGTGGATCAGTGGCCCGAAGCCGTTCAGGAGAGTCTTCAGGAGCTAATAGAATCACTTTAACCATTGCTGCCAAGTGCCTGAGCTTGTCAAAGGCTTCGACAAGCTCAGAGCGAAGTATCAAAATTTTGAACTTTTTCGGAAAAATACGGACTAAAAATCAAATAAGTTGGAATTATTGGATTATAACCATGCATTTATCATCAACTCTTAGGTTAGACATTAAGCCCCACCCACAGCACAAAGACCTAATCTTGTACGCCCTGACCACCATCTCGTGCAGGGTGTTCACGTTTCGCATTATCTGCCCAGAAGTTGAGCAGCTTCCTCGTATGTGAGAGCAGAGACTTTCCTGCATTCATCAGAGATAAAATGACATTACCAAACAGCCGGGTTCCACTTTTCATCGCCTTATGCGTCGAGATTTCTTCAATGGCTCCACTTTCGTAGAGGTTCGCCTGCGCAGCATGGGCAAGATACCTTTTCAACGTCACAACCACGAAGGACATCAGAATCAGGCTAAAAACCAGTGTCGCTGATTTAGTGTTAAAACGATGCCACCCTGAATAGGACTTGATCTCTTTGAAGATAAGCTCTATCTGCCATCGTAGACGATAGGCCTGAAGTACTTCATTCAGGGTGAACTCAACCTGGTTAAGGTTGCTTACAACGAATACCCATTTCAGTCTCCTGTCATTCCAGCGGACAACCAAACGATATGGCCAGGCTTTGAATCCTGGCCATTCTACATCCAGGTCGAGGCATTGATCTTTAGGGAAGCCAGACAACACCTCCTTAAGTTTTTTCCCTTTGTAGCGATTGAGATTTTTGCCATCCTCTCGTACTGCGCTGAGTATCGTCGGGTTGATACTCTGAGGTGCCTTGCAGATAAAAGACCCCTCCCGATCATCAATGGCAGCAAAGCGTTCCAACTCAAAATAACCGGCATCGATCAGCATCAGAATATTAGCCATGGAGGTTGGCAGTGGTGGCAGACAGTCTCTTTCTGAACGGGTATCTTCAGTGAGCTGCACGCGCACCAGATTGTTGGTAAGAAGATCCATTGTCGTATGAAGTTCGACAGCAGCAGGACTGACCGTTGAGAACCTGCCGGGA
This window harbors:
- a CDS encoding IS4 family transposase — protein: MLTCFDRSELLSMAEQLGFTIRQRDIRPLDFILSLIDALAGDGNCDTQADLHRKFNELTGLNVSYRSWANQAKKDAMPALVLWLWVQCLEVFTRKVMAFDEDSPFSEFEHILIHDGSSQAVYDALKETFPGRFSTVSPAAVELHTTMDLLTNNLVRVQLTEDTRSERDCLPPLPTSMANILMLIDAGYFELERFAAIDDREGSFICKAPQSINPTILSAVREDGKNLNRYKGKKLKEVLSGFPKDQCLDLDVEWPGFKAWPYRLVVRWNDRRLKWVFVVSNLNQVEFTLNEVLQAYRLRWQIELIFKEIKSYSGWHRFNTKSATLVFSLILMSFVVVTLKRYLAHAAQANLYESGAIEEISTHKAMKSGTRLFGNVILSLMNAGKSLLSHTRKLLNFWADNAKREHPARDGGQGVQD